The region CCTGGCTGTGGGATCCAAACAGATCACCACGCAGCTGCCCAGTGGGGATTCCCCCACACTCACCTGGAAGACTTCGGCCGTGGTCTTCTCGTGGCGTCGCCCCAGCTCCTCCAGCTGCCCTTGCAACCGGGCCACGTCGGCCTGCAGGGCGCCCACGATGCGCTCGTGCTCCAGGCGGGCCATGCTGCCCACCCGCTCGCGCTCCAGCTCTGCGCGCAGCCGTGCGGCCTCCTTGCCTGTGGCCACCACCTCCTGCTCCAGGGAGGCGGCCCGGCCCCGCAGCTCCAGAGCCTCTTCCTGCAGCCGGTGGTGCTCGGAGGCCGGCACGGCCGACTGGCGGAGCGCCTCGGAGGCCTCCCGCAGCTCTGCCAGGCCCTGCCGGGCCTCCTCACAGGCCGCAGACAGCTCCGCGGCCCGGGCCTCGGCCGCGTCCCGCGCCTGGCCCAGCTCGGCGGCCGCGGCCCGCTCCTGCTCCCCGGTGGCCGTGGCCACGACCAGTTGCTCCCGCAGCGCCTCCAGCTCCCGGCTCAGCTCTAGCCGCGCCTCCTCCCGTCGGGCCAGCTCTGCCCGCAGGCCCCGGGCCTCCTCCTCGGCCAGCAGCCGGCCGGCCCGGGCCTCGTCCAGCCGGACCGAGGCCGCCTCCAGCTCCCGGAGACGGCAGTCCCGGTCCCGGAGGTCCTCGCGGGCCTGTTCCAGGGCGGCCCGCAGCTGGCCTGTGTCCCCATCTCTGACCCCGCTAGCTCGGCCGCCCTCAGCCTCCCGCACCCGCTCCCGCAGCCGGCCTGCCTCAGCCTCCGCAGCCTCGCACTTGCCGTGGGCCGCCTCCAGCTCGGCGGCCGCCTCCCGCTCCCGCTGCCTGAGCGCCTCCTCCAAGCTGCGGATCCTGGTCTCTAGCTCTGTCTGCAGCTTTTCTGAGGCCTCCGCAGCACCCGGGTGCAGGATGGGGCCTGTGAGGACCCTCGGGGTCATGACCTCCACTCCCATGGCCTCTGTGCCTGTGAGCTCTTCTTCCACTGCACCTACTCCAGTGGgcttcatttctgttttcataCTGCTGGTCTCTGCTCCTGTGGCCTTTGGTTCTGGGTTTCCTCCTCCTTCTGGAGTTTTCATTTCTGTAACCTCAGCTCCTGTGGCCTTTGTTTCCAAGGGCTGGGCCCCCACGCCCCCTGTTTCCGTGGTCTCCGTGTCCGTGGCCTCGGCCATCGTGGACACGACTTCCAAGCTCTGTGACAGGGCTTCCATGGTTTCTACTCCTGCAGCCTCCTCGTTCGTGGTCTCCACTCCATTCACTCTGGTTTCCGGAGCTGCAGTGCCGTTAAGCGCTATTTCCACCGGCCCATTTCTGGAGGTCTTGGTTCCCAGACCTTTGCCCTCCCTAGAGGCTGCCTCCTCTTCTGCGAGGGCCTCCCGAGCTTCCTGCTGCTCCAGCGCCTGCAGGGCTTTGGCGTGCTGCCTGCGGAGCTGGTCAAACTCAGCCTGGAGAGCGTTGTAGAGCTCCAGAGGAATGACCTCGGCCAGACCATCTGCCTCCATCTCGTCCTTCTCAAAGTGCTCCAGGATCTGGTGGGGACAGGGGAACCGAGCAAGGGTGGAAGTGGCCGTGGTGGGCGTGAGGGGGGCACAGGGCAGCCACGCCACTTTCCCTCTCCACATACCTAGCCACGTGCCCACCCAAACCCCCAGGAAACAGCCCCTTGGGTCCTCAGACTtgctcccacccctccctcctggaAACCTCCATCAGCTCTGGTTTCCCCACCTGGACTTTCTCCATCAGCTCCTGGTTCTGTCTGGTGAGCATGGCCACCTGCTCCTGCAGCGAAGCCAAGAGCTCCTGGGCCGACGGGCTTAGCTGCTTGGAGAGCAGCACCTCAGCCCCTGGCAGGGGACACAGACTCAGGCCCCAGAGTTCCAGCCACAAGGAATGGGAGTTAGGGGTCTGGAGTTGTGGGTCAGGGTCCCCGGGGCAGGCACGCTTCCAGGAATGGAATAAACTGTGAGTGTCAGCTAGGCTCCCTCCCAAATTCAACTCTCTCCATGCCTGTGGGTTAAAGCTGTGACTCCTAGGGCCCCAGACATGGTCGGGGGTagggggggcagggggaaggcaGGTGCGGTCTCACCTGGGAATTCGGATAGCTCACCCTCCTCATCCTGCAGGGTGGCCACATCATAGCTGGTGTTCTCCCGCTCATTCTGGGACGGGGGGGAACTAGGGTTCGGCTTGAGGTCctgccctccctccagcccccgtGTCTCCCCCGTGTGTGTCATCATAACCCCGATAGCGAGGGTTGTATACGCTGTCTGGTATGTGGGACCAAGGGAGGGATGCCCGTGCGTCCTTGAAATGGTGTGTCTGGGATTCTGTGTGGGGCCCCATGTGCCTGCCTGGGTGCAAGTCGCTGCAACAGTGGCTCTGGGTTTGTAGGTCTGCAGCGAGCATgtatgtgcacacgtgtgtgcccCTGCGGGGCGTGCACAGTGGCCCCAGCCTCTCCTGTGTGAGCGCCTGTGAGTGTGCGTGATTTTGCACTTGTAGTCTGTGGTGTGTGACtgttttgtgtttgtgtatgtgtgtgtatgattgtGTACCTgtatctgttttctttatttattttgagaaatatttgtgTGAATACATGAATTTGTGAATGTGTTGCCTAGGTATGTGATTGAATGAGAAATATCTGTTGTGTGTGAGATGACATATCCACAGATGTGTTTGTGTTTGTCTGTTGCATGTGTAAGACCACATATACATAAATGTTGTTGTCTATCTCTGCATGTACATGAGTATGGGTGATTGCAGGTTTCCAAAAGTGTTCATTATGTGTACGTGTGTTTGTTATCCATACGTGATTATGTTTGTATGTTTGTCTGttctgtgtttgcatgtgtgtgagaCTATCTGTATTAGTGTGGTCATCGGGCAGCTGCAGCAGAAGAAATACCCCACCCCCTGGCGGCCCCACCCCTAAAAGTCCCACTCCTGCCTTGCTCCCCATTGGGCCCACCTCCAGAAGGGACAGCCTGCTCTGCAAACTCTCCACCTCTCGGCCCAggctctccttctcctcctgcttctcgGCCAGAAGCTGCTGTAGCTCTTGGACCTgcagggagggagtggggggtCTCAGTGGGCCTCCAGGAGAAAACACTAGGCAGCTAGGGGTCCacttcctcccaccttccaccctaCCTGTCTCTCCAGGCTGTGTAGGGAACTTGCCTCTGCCTCTGGCAGCTGACAGAAGAAGTGGGGACTGGGCTTAGGGCTGGGCTTAGGGAGGCCCCCCAGCCCACCTCCTGCTCAATGACCCTCCATCCCCACCACAGATGTTCTCTTGCCTATTTTGTGCCAGATCCCCTTTGGAGccactaattcattcattcatgcatgcattcatttattatcattatttttggttgtgtagtgtggcatttgggatcttagttccccaaccagggatcaaatccatgctccctgcagtggaagcacagagccttaaccactggaccaccagggaacttgtcttattcatttattcattcactcactcactcaaataTTCATTCATCCAATAAATACTTATTAGGCAGTTACGGTAAGTGAGGCACCATCAACCAAGCCTGCCCTTGTGGGTTCACAGGCAAATGAgtgaatatgaataaaatatatagtatacCTAATAGCAGTAAGTGCTTTGAATAAAAACAAAGGGGACTGAAAAGTGAATGGGGATGTTACAATTTTAAATAAGTTGGGTAGGGGAGGTGTGTTTGAGCAAAGACCTGTAGGAGGGGCAAGAAGGAGTCATAGGGACAGCTGGGAGAAGGTGTTCCCAGCAGAGGGCACagtctgtgcaaaggccctggggcaggaccagGCTTGGTATGTTGGAGGGAGAGCCAGGAGGcctgtgtggctggagcagagtgagcgggtggggagagagggaggagggggaaggcagggaggggagtATCCCCCTAGAATGGCACCCACCCCAGGCTTAACCCCAGGCCCGTGTCTCTGCTACCCCCCACCTCCTGCTTTCTTCGTTCCTGGTGCTGCTCTAGGCCCCGGATCTTCTGTAGCAGACGGCCCCTCTCCTGTCGCAGCCGCACGATCTCCTCGTAGGCATCTTGGTCATCCtgtaccccccaccccaccacctttACATGAGGCCCAAGGACTGTGTCCTCCAATACCTGAGCCAGAACTTTCTCCCCGTGCTACCTAGAGGCAACCCCCCCAACTCTTCCCCAAGGCCAGGGCATCTCTCACCGGCATTGGGATATTGGTGGGGGGTTGAGGTGCCTTCCGCTTCTTGGGGGCCCCTTGCTTGTCATGGCTGGACACAGAATTCTGGGGGTAGGGGTAGATGAGGGATATGGGCGAcatgccagcctcccacccagatAAACCAACACAGCCAGCCCACTGTCTGTCACCAGCCCCAACTCACTTCCTGGGTGATCTTGAGTgaatctctgcctctctctggccATCACTTATCCCAGCATAAAAAGGAATAAGATCACGTCCCCTGAGAGTTCCAGATCTTATGCTTTACCCTCTGTCCCTTTCTGCACCCTGGTACTTTCCCCAGCTAGACCCTACTGTTTACAATCCTTTCCCTGTGGCGCTGACAAGCTGTAGGATTGAGACGAAGAGGCCAGACTTGCCTCCTTCCCTGACCACACCAACCCTTATCAGTCTCGTTCCCTCTGccatcccaccccagccctgtgATTTGGTCCCAGGCCCCCAGTGTTCTCAGTGTCCTGGTGGTTATGCTATGGACACCGCTGCCAAGTACCCTaaaggtgtgtgctaagtcgcgattctttgcaaccctatggccagcagcctgccaggctcctctgtccctgggatttctccaggcaagagaactggcgtgggttgccatggcatcctccaggggaatcttcccaacccagggatcgaacccatttctcttacatctcctgcattggcaggcaggttctttaacactagtgccacctggaaagtccaccCTAAAGGTAGCACTCTTCCAAACAGGTCCTTCGAGGTATTAACCCCAAGTCAAGGGtccatctcttccttttcttctcaggGAGCTTGGGTCAAGGGGAAAGGTAGTATGTGCATGggggtgcaggggtgggggtgggggtggggactcaCTCATTGCTTAGGGATCCATACCTGAGATGATGCCTCGCCTGAATCATCCTCTGCGAGAGCaggggagagagggaagcaggATCAGGCACTGTGTTAGGGATTCCCTTCCTAGCCCTAGGAAGGGCATTTGTTAGCCCAGGGAACTTGAGGGATCTCCCAATTCCCCCCAGAATCGGGACTTTTAAGGTAGGAACAACCATTTTGACAGAATGCTCATAGGGGGGGCCTTGCAACTCTCAAAAAGAGAGAACAGTAGCATCTCCAGAATGGGGCGACTGGGAGGGTCAATTCTTAGTGAAGGCAAAGATCCAAGTATAAGATGCCCCAGAAACACAGAGTTGACCCCTAGACTACTCTAAAAGCTCTCGGGCTCCTTGAAACTACCCCGAGCAGTGTGAGGCAAGCAACAAAACCTCCTATAATATGAACAAGGATACCTTGAAACTATccacaggaggaagggagagaaaggggtgGCAAGAAAACTACCTAGTGGAGGGAAGGGGGTGCTTGAAACTGTTAAGAGGTGGAGTTTGCATACCGCTGGGTGGTGAGGGGCGCTGGGCtgcctcctggaggaggtgcaGGATGAGCTTGTCCCCTGCCAGGGTGCCGTAGTGAGCAGCATTCTGGCCCAGCGCATCTGTGATGCCTGGCTGGGCGCCGCCCTGCAGCAGCACCTCCACTGTTTCGGGGCTGGCTCCCTCACAGGCCAGCATCAGGGCCGTCCTACCAGAAGAGGAGGCTGCTGAGGGGCGAGGATATTTTCAAACCTCCACACCCTCCTCAACACCCAGGCTGGGTTGAGAGAGGAAGACACACTAGATCTcacacccagagaggttaagagacttgcccaaggtcacatagcacaCAGTGAACTgcctgggaggggagaggctCACCTGCCCTGAAGGTCCTGGTCATTTGCAGCAGCCCCCTGCTGCAGGAGGAGGCGGCACAGATCTGTGTGACACATCTGAGCTGCAATGATGAGGGGTGTTGTACCCAGCTGAGGGGGGCGGTGGGGAGAGGACGAGACAAGGACAAGACATGAGAGACTGACTCTGGGAGGTTGGGAAGCCTGTGATGGGCCCCCTAAGTTCACTCCAAATCTTCACACTTTTCAAAGGGTGCCTGGGATACCTCAAATGCACTATCTTTCCCCAAagattccagtactttggccacctgatgcaaagagccgattcatttggaaaacaccctgatgctggggaagactgagggcaggaggaatacagggcggcagaagatgagatggttggatggcatcacccacttaatgaacatgagttcgagcaagctccgggacatagtgaaggacagggaagcctggagggctgcagtccatggggtcgcaaaaagtcaggcatgactgggcaactgaataacaataacaaaagatTTCAGGGACTCACCCGATCTCGGGGATTCAGATGGGCCTTGAAGGAGCAGAGTATTTCTGAGCAGGAAATGCAGCCGCCAGCAgctggaaaaagagagaagggtaGGCAGGTAGGGCGGGGCTTTGATATTTTCTGGGGGCCTTCTACTTGAgggtgattctttttttctttttgctgtgctgggtcttcattgctgagcacaggcagcagctgtggtgcatggacttagttgccacttggcatgtggaatctctctgaaccagggattgaacctgcgtcccctgcattgggagggagattcttaaccactggacccccaggtaAGTCCCTGGGtatcatttttatcctttatttcatGAGAAACTCTAACCTCCCCTAGAAGATCAGTAGCAAAGATATGACttaaattttacagatgaggaaactgagccccaCAGGTCCATGGTCACTCAGAGGGTTAGAGACAGCCAGAATGAGGACCCAGGTCTTCTAACTCCCAATCCAAAGCTCTTTCCTCATCTTTCCACTGTGGGTCTCTCttccatgtgtgcgtgctcagttgctttagttgtatctgactctttgcaaccctatggactgtagcccaccaggctcctctgtccatggggttctccaggcaagaatactggagtgggttgccacgccctcctccaggggatcttcccaatccagggattgagcctgtgccttttatgtctcctgcagtgcaggtggattctttaccgctgagccaccaggaaagcctgtggCTCTTTCTTAGGGTGGAATTTTTCACTGATTTTCAAGTATTTATCCCTTTTTTGTTCAACCGGCATTAACTGTGTACTGACTATATACCAAACCTTCATACAAAGAGtgttagtgttttttgttttttttttggccactccacGTGGCATATGGGACCTtaatcccctgaccagggatcgaattcacatcccctgtagtggaagcttgGAACCCTAAccattgaactgccagggaattccccaaagagTGTTCATGTTTACTAGAGAGGTCAGACCTCTGCTGAGGTTCAGCAGGCTTATTGGGGTTTGATCTGAGTTCTGAGTTTTGATGGtgaaaggggaaggggagaggtcACTGCATGGACGTGGACCCTGAGGCAGGGAGGAGCTTGGGAGGACTTGGTTGACAAAGAAGCAGGACAGGGTGCGTATGTCCAGAGCCtcagagagggaagagaaggctTTGTGCAAGGAAGTGCTGCTGGAAATCATCAAACTTTTGAACTTCCAGGGTGGGTCAGTGGTTAAAACCCCGtgcttgcactgcagggggcccaagtttgatccctggtcagggaactaagctcccacatgcctcaccATGGCCATAAAggtaagataagaaaaaaaaaacagctacaaaaaataaataaactctatGTTATTATCTGCTGTGTGCCCAAGGGCTTATGGGGTTTTGTTTTCTGCTGTAATCTCACTGTTTAGAACaaagcctggcacacagcagacacttgacaaatatttattgaatgaaaaaaaCCAAGAAGCTTCCATAAAGTGAGCAAAGGCTTTGCTACCACTAGGTGGCAGAGTATTTTAACTGCAGGGAATGTTTCAACTAAATAAAACTCCAAAGCAAATGTATTTCATGTTTTCACCTGAGAGTCATCAAGTGAAAGACATTCCCAAATGTCATGGGCCTGGTATATAGACATTGGGCTGGGCTCTGGCTCAAGGGGTTTGGGTCTCTTCCCCTCCCTTGGAAAAGTTTGGATTTGATGATTATGAAGGCTGCCAAGACCTTCGACCTTCCTGAGGTTCCCTAGGAGTTCCTTGAAGCAATAACCCTCCGATCATCCTCACCCAGGTCTGGCGTACAGTAGGCTGTGCTTTGGGGTCAGACAGCCTGGATCCTCCCCACTTCCTTGTTTACAGGACTCAATTCCCTGTCCGTTCaatggtgctccagtggctaagaatttgccttccaatgtaagggacttgggttcaatccctggtcggggaactaagaccctaccTGCTGCAGAGCAATGAAGGCTgagtactgcaactactgagcctgtgagccaccactagagaagcctgtgcacaatGAAGAATGATGCAATGAAGACACACTACagccaaaaaatgaaagaaatgataatGCAGAGCAAGGGGCTCCATGAGGAAGGAGGTGGAATGTGTCCCAGGCACGTCACCAGAACCCCAGGTAGAATAATCCCTAAGCTCAGCCTCTGGGGGCCATGGTGGCCAGGGCGAGGCTAGACTGTACCCACCTGCATGATGCAGGGCGGTCCACCCACTGCTGTCCACAGTATCCACCGCGCAGGATGCCTGGGGGGAGGGATGGGTCATTGGAGGTGGAGCCATCCTTGTTTGTTGCCTAATTTCTCTAGGAACTGCCCTTCCTTGGGGTCTGCTGTATCTCAGGCTCCTTGgcccttccccactcccacccacccacctgctcTGTGGAACCCACTCCTCATGGGTCCCCATCTTGACTCCTTTGAAAGTTGGTGAGAAAGAGGGATTAGCTGGGATCCCAAGGGCAGCTGGGGGTCTGGGGTGTAGGTGGGAGCCCTGAAAGTGGCTATGGCTAAGACAGTATCCAGAGTTTAGGGAGAAGGTGGGGCTCAGGCGACATCCGATATTCAGAGTATTTCTTGGATGTAGGACATAGCTGTACACTCGGAGAGTCTCATTGTCCAGGGAGTAGCTAGGACTCAGGAGTAAAAGGGGCCAAGGAATACCTAGGATTCAGGGTGTATCTGGGGCTTCCATGAATTCCTGGAACTCATCAGGAGTAGTCAGGGCAGGGGAGTATCAGGGGGTTGGGAAGTGTtggagacaggaaaggaaatGACCTGCAGTAGTTGCTTCAAGCACTGTGGGTGCCCGTACTTAGCAGCCAGGTGGAGGGCGTTGTAACCtaaaagggaaaatgaatatTCTAGAACGTACTAGAGCTTCAGATACTCAGGGAGTTTCTGCTGCCCCCCAAACCTGTGTCAATAATTGTCATGACTCTGTCTAGCTAATCCTCAAACCCAGGTATTCTCAAAACCCTGCTACTCCCGGGGGCAGAGACTCTCCAAGCCCCAGCTGGTCTGCGTCTCAGACAGTCTCATCCTAGCTACACTCCACATCTTTCCATTCCTCAAGCACTACTGTCCTCAGCTTCTCTCCATGTCCTCAGCTGCTCCCTCTGTTCCCAGCTACTCCCCAGGTCTCCAGCTACTCCTCAGGTCCCCAGCTACTCCCTAATATCCCCATCTACTCCTCGGGTCTCCAGCTGCTCCCCAGGTCCCCAGCTACTCCCCAATATCCCCATCTACTCCTCAGGTCCCCAGCTGGTCCCCAGCAACTTCCCAAGTGCCCAGCTACTCCCCAGGTCCCCAGCTACTCCCTAATATCCCCATCTACTCCTCGGGTCTACAGCTGCTCCCCAGGTCCGCAGCTACTTTATGtgctctgcttagttgctcagtcgggtccagctcttttcaatcccaggggactgtagcccgccaggctcctctgtccatggggattctccaggaaagaatactggagtgggttgccatgccctcctacaggagatcttcccaaccccgggatcaaacccgggtctcccgcattgcaggcaggttattcaccatctgagccaccagggaagcccaagaatacaggattgggtagcctatcccttctccaggatcttcccgacccaggaattgaactgggtcttctgcattgcaggtggattcattaccagctgagctgccagggaagccctagctatTCTATAAGCTCAACTATATCAAAGTGCCAGCTATGCCCCTATCTTTGATACTCTGTAAATCTCCAAATTCTGGCTCCTACGCCTGGCTATGCCCCATGCCTCACTACTCCCTGAGCTCCTGCTACCTCTAAACCCCAGCTACTCCATAAACCTCAGATACTCCCCCCAAGAAACTACACTAGTTATTCTCATGCCCTCAGATGCTCCTCAAGCTCCAAAACTCTTCTGTTTCTACTGCTTCCTCTGACTCAACCACTATCTGAGTCCCAGCTCCCCGATCCACAAGTTGACTCAGTCTGACTGACTACTGCCAACCACAGTCTCCATCCTTGGGTACCACAGCCTGACATGCTTCTGTCCCCAGGGGCACAGAAGGAAACCCCCCTTTTCAGCAGGACACTGAGGCCATGAAGCAGGGCGTGACTGGGCCCTCAGGCTGGGCACCAGGTCAgggttcctcctccctcccccagggccGGAGGGTAGTACCTGCCCCGTCCGTGCTCATGGCGTTGGCGCCGTGTGCCAGCATCACCTCAAGACAGCTGGCTGCACCCCTCATGGCTGCCAGGTGGAATCTGGAGGCCAGAGGTCAGCGGTCAACTGCAGGGTggccacccctcagccctcacacCCCCAGAACATGGACACTCACGCGGACTTGCCCTCGGGGTCCAGCTTGGTGGGCACGAGCCCCTTGCGGGCGATGAGGGAGGCCACCCGCGCGGGATCATTGCTCTCCACCGCCTGCAGCAGCCGCTCGTCACTCTTGCCCCAGTCCTGGCTCTGCGGGGCACACCCAGAGGAACGTGGGATGGTGGCCACTGTCCCTCCCCGCTCCCCCGGCAGGGGCTCTGGGCTCTCGCCGCCGGTCCTGGGCACTTGCCTGGCGCCTGCCTCTGGCTGCCGCCGGCTTCGGGATGGGGCAGGGGCCGCAGGGCGGGCAGGAGCCGAGGTCAGTGGGGTTGAGCCGCAGCTGCCGGGGGAAGTGGTCCTGGGTGGGGGCCTGAGACAGCATAACTCCAGCCTGGGTCCTCAGCACCTGCCCCCCCAGCTGTCCTCCACCACTGCCAGCAACCAGACCATCAA is a window of Muntiacus reevesi chromosome 1, mMunRee1.1, whole genome shotgun sequence DNA encoding:
- the ANKRD24 gene encoding ankyrin repeat domain-containing protein 24; the protein is MKQLCLCAAASFASQDWGKSDERLLQAVESNDPARVASLIARKGLVPTKLDPEGKSAFHLAAMRGAASCLEVMLAHGANAMSTDGAGYNALHLAAKYGHPQCLKQLLQASCAVDTVDSSGWTALHHAAAGGCISCSEILCSFKAHLNPRDRLGTTPLIIAAQMCHTDLCRLLLQQGAAANDQDLQGRTALMLACEGASPETVEVLLQGGAQPGITDALGQNAAHYGTLAGDKLILHLLQEAAQRPSPPSEDDSGEASSQNSVSSHDKQGAPKKRKAPQPPTNIPMPDDQDAYEEIVRLRQERGRLLQKIRGLEQHQERRKQELPEAEASSLHSLERQVQELQQLLAEKQEEKESLGREVESLQSRLSLLENERENTSYDVATLQDEEGELSEFPGAEVLLSKQLSPSAQELLASLQEQVAMLTRQNQELMEKVQILEHFEKDEMEADGLAEVIPLELYNALQAEFDQLRRQHAKALQALEQQEAREALAEEEAASREGKGLGTKTSRNGPVEIALNGTAAPETRVNGVETTNEEAAGVETMEALSQSLEVVSTMAEATDTETTETGGVGAQPLETKATGAEVTEMKTPEGGGNPEPKATGAETSSMKTEMKPTGVGAVEEELTGTEAMGVEVMTPRVLTGPILHPGAAEASEKLQTELETRIRSLEEALRQREREAAAELEAAHGKCEAAEAEAGRLRERVREAEGGRASGVRDGDTGQLRAALEQAREDLRDRDCRLRELEAASVRLDEARAGRLLAEEEARGLRAELARREEARLELSRELEALREQLVVATATGEQERAAAAELGQARDAAEARAAELSAACEEARQGLAELREASEALRQSAVPASEHHRLQEEALELRGRAASLEQEVVATGKEAARLRAELERERVGSMARLEHERIVGALQADVARLQGQLEELGRRHEKTTAEVFQVQREALFMKSERHAAEAQLATAEQQLRGLRTEAERARQAQSRAQEALERAKEKDKKITELSKEVFSLKEALKDQLGAPDSLEVEALRGQVKALREQLEEAARDHSAVVALYRSHLLYAIQGQMDEDVQRILSQILQMQRLQAQGR